From the genome of Mixophyes fleayi isolate aMixFle1 chromosome 2, aMixFle1.hap1, whole genome shotgun sequence, one region includes:
- the STX19 gene encoding syntaxin-19 — MKDRLQELMQRAKDLEQSNETKPSTAGSVEFQQEAVIFEQEPIIDCYLKDIKKLQNSIKELSDNVTKFGQQQKTLVSSMRRFSVLKTESNIAKDIKVQAENIKNRLDTLLQHAKKAETETGQSSSRTRTLQNHHATLFRKFQATMIQYNETIVTKQDKCKTFIIRQLEVAGQEVDEDKVNKMMEQGKWDVFNENLITESNITKAQLCEIEQRHKELLSLEQQVKDLRDLFLQIFILVEEQGETLNNIEMTVNNTEDYVKKTNEKFKLAIKYKKKNPCKMLCCCCCPCC, encoded by the coding sequence ATGAAGGATCGACTTCAAGAACTAATGCAGAGAGCAAAAGACCTGGAACAGTCCAATGAAACAAAACCATCCACAGCAGGGTCGGTAGAGTTCCAGCAGGAAGCTGTCATATTCGAGCAAGAACCTATCATTGACTGCTATTTAAAGGACATAAAAAAACTTCAAAATAGTATTAAGGAGCTTTCAGACAACGTTACAAAGTTTGGACAACAGCAGAAGACTCTGGTCTCCTCTATGAGAAGATTCAGTGTTCTGAAGACTGAGAGCAATATCGCGAAGGACATCAAGGTTCAAGCAGAGAACATTAAAAACCGCTTGGACACTTTATTGCAGCACGCAAAAAAAGCAGAAACAGAAACAGGACAGTCATCCAGCCGTACCAGGACCCTGCAAAACCACCACGCAACCCTATTCAGAAAATTTCAAGCCACAATGATTCAATATAATGAGACCATTGTGACCAAGCAggacaaatgtaaaacatttatcaTCCGACAACTAGAGGTGGCTGGACAAGAGGTAGATGAGGATAAAGTGAACAAAATGATGGAACAAGGCAAATGGGATGTCTTTAACGAAAACCTGATCACTGAATCAAACATCACCAAAGCCCAATTATGTGAGATTGAGCAGAGACACAAAGAGCTGTTAAGCTTAGAACAGCAGGTGAAGGATTTAAGAGACCTCTTTCTCCAGATTTTTATTTTAGTCGAGGAACAAGGGGAAACTTTGAACAATATTGAAATGACTGTAAATAATACAGAGGACTATGTCAAAAAGACAAACGAGAAGTTCAAGTTGGCCattaaatacaaaaagaaaaacccATGCAAGATGTTATGTTGCTGCTGTTGTCCTTGTTGTTAA